Proteins from one Campylobacter concisus genomic window:
- the pstC gene encoding phosphate ABC transporter permease subunit PstC, which translates to MIGQIFKGGVYAFTLLSAMLLLLLVGFLLLNSTSFFAEVSLFDFLLNGDWDVSTEPFNFGLFNILIANFAVAFLACIFSFFISLGVTIFICFFANAWLRHVLDWMIRILAGIPSIIYGFFALYTVVKILESGLKMSAGESVLAASLILSVMILPFFTSHLLQSVDLLKQNFKTDSDALGVSTGYFIRKIIFRKSIKASISGFILAFSRAAGETMAVMMVIGNTPLFPHLLSKAQTIPSLIALEMGMSEAGSLHYHALIASGFVLLVFIFLLNIFIFKFEKNNERF; encoded by the coding sequence ATGATAGGGCAAATTTTTAAAGGCGGGGTATATGCTTTCACACTTTTATCCGCCATGCTTTTGCTTTTACTCGTGGGGTTTTTGCTGCTAAATTCCACGAGTTTTTTTGCAGAAGTAAGTCTCTTTGACTTCTTACTAAATGGCGACTGGGACGTTAGCACGGAGCCTTTTAACTTTGGACTGTTTAATATCCTAATCGCAAATTTCGCAGTTGCATTTCTAGCTTGCATATTTTCATTTTTCATCTCGCTTGGCGTTACTATCTTTATCTGCTTTTTTGCGAACGCCTGGCTTAGGCATGTGCTAGACTGGATGATACGAATACTAGCTGGCATACCATCTATCATTTATGGATTTTTTGCGCTTTACACGGTTGTAAAAATTTTAGAGTCGGGGCTAAAAATGTCCGCTGGTGAGTCAGTTTTGGCAGCTAGCCTCATCCTTAGCGTCATGATACTGCCTTTTTTTACCTCGCATTTGCTCCAAAGTGTTGATCTGCTAAAGCAAAATTTCAAAACAGACTCGGACGCGCTTGGCGTAAGCACAGGATATTTTATAAGAAAAATAATTTTTAGAAAATCCATAAAAGCAAGCATTTCAGGCTTTATACTCGCATTTTCAAGGGCAGCTGGCGAGACGATGGCTGTGATGATGGTTATAGGCAACACCCCGCTTTTTCCGCACCTGCTCTCAAAAGCCCAGACCATACCATCTCTAATAGCCCTTGAAATGGGCATGAGCGAGGCTGGTAGCTTGCACTATCACGCTCTTATTGCAAGCGGATTTGTCCTGCTTGTTTTTATATTTTTGCTAAATATTTTTATCTTTAAATTTGAGAAAAACAATGAACGCTTTTAA
- a CDS encoding TAXI family TRAP transporter solute-binding subunit produces MKTTSLALAGLLLATTLSAKEFISIGTGGMTGTYYPIGGAICRLANKNTNVKCSVQSTGGSVYNVNNVLKKELTFGFVQSDVVYDKFNGTGKFDGAKDENLRSVVAIYPELLAFVVAKDSGLTSDLASFAGKKYNVGNPGSGNEVSTLEVFKAKGFDVSKLGYRGVLTVGECPHALKDKKIDGYSFVVGHPTANITDAATSLPIDILNIEGSEIDKLLADKPYFAKGVIPKGSYDGVDHDVNTIGVKAVLVTNKDTKDEAVKAVIKAILDNFDEYKTLHPALKSVNKEDLVQGLSAPLHPAAEAVFKEAGILK; encoded by the coding sequence ATGAAAACTACTTCTTTGGCACTTGCTGGCTTGCTTTTAGCAACAACTCTTTCAGCAAAAGAATTTATCAGTATCGGTACTGGCGGTATGACAGGCACTTATTATCCGATAGGTGGAGCGATTTGCCGTTTAGCGAACAAAAATACTAATGTAAAATGCTCGGTCCAATCAACTGGCGGCTCGGTTTACAACGTAAATAACGTTTTGAAAAAAGAGCTTACATTTGGCTTTGTTCAAAGTGACGTTGTCTATGATAAATTTAACGGCACTGGCAAATTTGACGGAGCAAAAGATGAAAATTTACGCTCAGTAGTTGCTATCTATCCAGAACTTCTTGCATTTGTTGTGGCAAAAGATAGCGGTCTTACAAGTGATCTTGCTTCATTTGCAGGTAAAAAATATAACGTCGGAAACCCAGGCAGTGGCAACGAAGTGAGTACACTTGAAGTCTTTAAAGCAAAAGGCTTTGACGTTTCAAAACTAGGCTACCGCGGCGTTTTAACAGTTGGTGAATGCCCACACGCACTAAAAGATAAAAAGATAGACGGATACAGCTTTGTTGTCGGCCATCCAACTGCAAACATCACTGATGCTGCGACATCTTTGCCTATTGATATCCTAAATATCGAAGGTAGCGAGATCGACAAACTTCTTGCAGACAAGCCATACTTTGCAAAAGGCGTGATCCCAAAAGGCTCATATGATGGCGTAGATCACGATGTAAATACTATCGGCGTAAAAGCTGTTTTGGTAACCAATAAAGATACAAAAGATGAGGCTGTAAAAGCTGTGATAAAAGCTATTTTAGACAACTTTGATGAGTATAAAACTCTTCACCCAGCGCTAAAATCAGTAAATAAAGAAGATCTTGTTCAAGGTCTTTCAGCTCCGCTTCACCCAGCTGCAGAGGCTGTATTTAAAGAGGCTGGTATCTTAAAATAA
- a CDS encoding phosphate ABC transporter substrate-binding protein gives MKKSLMLAASMLLLSLNFASGADEKTQVSFSGSSTLAPVIAKISTDFIEKYETWDKVDSSLPNKNITIFVSAGGSGAGVKAVLDHVADFGMLARDIKDSEKAKIKDMKAYTLGIDALCVAVNPENEAIKLKGGNLSKDEIVKIFSGEYKKWSDLDKSLPNDEIVVVTRDLGGGAHEVFQKKIMKDVKVSKNVIQSPSMGALVSKIIENKNAIGYASFGITNQNKGKLIPLNVDGVEPTVKNIVDGKYYISRPLIIVKSGDLSKSEQIFVDVLNSAEGQKTIEKMGFIPVK, from the coding sequence ATGAAAAAATCACTTATGTTGGCTGCTTCTATGCTGCTTTTATCTTTAAATTTCGCTTCTGGTGCGGATGAAAAAACGCAAGTTAGCTTTAGTGGCTCATCTACTCTGGCTCCAGTCATTGCTAAAATTTCAACCGACTTTATCGAAAAGTACGAGACTTGGGACAAAGTCGATAGCTCTTTACCAAACAAAAATATCACCATTTTTGTCTCAGCTGGTGGCTCAGGTGCTGGCGTGAAAGCCGTGCTTGATCATGTCGCTGACTTTGGCATGTTAGCTCGCGATATAAAAGATAGCGAAAAGGCAAAGATCAAGGATATGAAAGCCTATACGCTTGGCATAGACGCACTTTGTGTGGCTGTAAACCCAGAAAATGAGGCGATAAAGCTAAAGGGCGGAAATTTAAGCAAAGATGAGATCGTCAAAATTTTCTCAGGCGAGTATAAAAAGTGGAGCGATCTTGACAAATCCCTACCAAATGACGAAATAGTCGTAGTTACAAGAGATCTTGGTGGCGGTGCTCACGAGGTATTTCAAAAAAAGATCATGAAAGATGTCAAGGTTAGCAAAAACGTCATCCAATCACCTTCGATGGGCGCGCTTGTCTCAAAAATCATCGAAAATAAAAACGCTATTGGCTACGCTTCTTTTGGTATCACAAACCAAAACAAAGGCAAGCTAATACCGCTAAACGTTGACGGTGTGGAGCCAACTGTTAAAAACATAGTTGATGGCAAATACTACATCTCTCGTCCGCTCATCATCGTAAAAAGTGGCGATCTAAGTAAGAGCGAGCAAATTTTTGTAGATGTACTAAATTCAGCCGAAGGTCAAAAGACTATCGAAAAAATGGGATTTATACCAGTAAAATAG
- a CDS encoding PstA family ABC transporter permease, whose translation MNAFKDHLVKFYAYLCVFIVVAVIFWIFYFIFANGISQINLDFLTKNPQGLNLGESGGIRDAIIGSFLLMILSMIFSALLGVSCAIYRQIYCTSSTIKLGLKFIIQTMASIPSILLGMFVYGLFIVSLDIPKSLLTASITLALMVFPFVEVSTEKVISQIDEKMLRDSFALGVDKNFMARKLVLPTIRKNIISILILAGSYAIGATAPLLLTGVVFMAKAEGLLSPVMALPFHLHMLLSQSVATQNAYATALVLIFILIILHLLSAVVLFDIGEKIARYFKHKRS comes from the coding sequence ATGAACGCTTTTAAAGATCATCTAGTCAAATTTTACGCTTATCTTTGCGTATTTATAGTGGTTGCGGTGATATTTTGGATATTTTATTTCATCTTTGCAAATGGCATCTCTCAGATAAATTTAGACTTTCTAACCAAAAATCCGCAAGGTTTAAATTTAGGTGAGAGTGGTGGCATAAGAGACGCTATCATAGGCTCATTTTTGCTAATGATACTATCCATGATATTTTCTGCGCTTCTTGGCGTTAGCTGCGCCATTTATAGGCAAATTTACTGCACTTCTAGCACGATCAAGCTTGGTCTTAAATTTATCATCCAAACGATGGCCTCCATACCCTCTATATTGCTTGGGATGTTTGTTTATGGGCTTTTTATCGTTAGTCTTGATATCCCAAAGAGCCTACTAACAGCTAGTATTACGCTTGCTTTGATGGTCTTTCCATTTGTTGAAGTTAGCACAGAAAAGGTGATCTCGCAGATCGATGAGAAGATGTTAAGAGATAGCTTCGCGCTTGGTGTTGATAAAAATTTCATGGCTAGAAAGCTTGTTTTGCCAACCATTAGAAAAAACATCATATCTATCTTGATACTTGCTGGCAGCTACGCCATAGGGGCAACTGCACCGCTACTTTTAACAGGAGTCGTCTTCATGGCAAAGGCAGAAGGACTGCTCTCGCCAGTCATGGCACTGCCTTTTCACCTGCACATGCTTTTAAGTCAGTCAGTCGCAACGCAAAATGCCTACGCCACGGCACTCGTACTCATTTTTATACTGATCATTTTGCACCTGCTTTCAGCCGTAGTTTTATTTGATATAGGAGAGAAAATTGCCAGATATTTTAAACATAAAAGATCTTAG
- a CDS encoding carbon-nitrogen hydrolase: MKVALLQQEFKGTKEATIAKTLELIAEAKKGGADLVVCQELHQTQYFCQSEDTNFFDHANEWQEDVAFWGRVAKENGVVLVTSLFEKRADGLYHNTAFVFERDGNVAGKYRKMHIPDDPGFYEKFYFTPGDIGFEPIETSLGKLGVLVCWDQWYPEAARLMALKGAKILIYPTAIGWFEGDSDNEKSRQLEAWVAVQRGHSVANGLPVVAVNRVGFEKDDSGVMDGIKFWGNSFVFGPQGEQLFRANSTDELCKIVEIDMKRSEEVRRIWPFLRDRRIDAYANITKRFID; the protein is encoded by the coding sequence ATGAAAGTAGCACTACTTCAACAAGAATTTAAAGGCACAAAAGAGGCGACTATCGCAAAGACGCTTGAGCTAATCGCTGAGGCAAAAAAGGGTGGCGCTGATCTAGTCGTCTGTCAAGAGCTTCACCAGACGCAATACTTTTGCCAAAGCGAGGATACAAATTTCTTTGATCATGCAAACGAGTGGCAAGAAGATGTCGCTTTTTGGGGCAGGGTTGCAAAAGAAAATGGCGTGGTTTTAGTCACTTCGCTTTTTGAAAAGAGGGCTGACGGACTTTATCACAACACCGCCTTTGTCTTCGAGCGTGACGGCAACGTGGCTGGCAAATACCGAAAAATGCACATCCCTGATGATCCTGGATTTTACGAGAAATTTTACTTTACGCCTGGTGATATCGGCTTTGAGCCAATTGAAACAAGCCTTGGCAAGCTTGGAGTTTTGGTGTGTTGGGATCAGTGGTATCCAGAGGCAGCAAGGCTAATGGCGCTAAAAGGGGCGAAAATTCTTATCTATCCAACGGCCATTGGCTGGTTTGAGGGCGATAGTGATAATGAAAAGTCAAGACAGCTTGAAGCGTGGGTAGCGGTGCAAAGAGGTCACAGCGTGGCAAATGGTCTGCCAGTTGTTGCAGTAAATCGTGTGGGCTTTGAAAAAGATGATAGCGGTGTGATGGATGGGATAAAATTTTGGGGAAATAGCTTTGTTTTTGGACCACAAGGAGAGCAACTTTTCCGTGCAAATAGTACAGATGAGCTTTGCAAGATCGTTGAAATAGACATGAAAAGAAGCGAAGAAGTGCGCAGAATTTGGCCATTTTTAAGAGACCGCAGGATCGATGCCTACGCAAATATCACAAAGAGATTTATCGACTAA
- a CDS encoding phosphate ABC transporter ATP-binding protein, whose amino-acid sequence MPDILNIKDLSIFYQESEILKDLNLNIAQNEIICLMGSSGCGKSTFLSALNGFLEQKGGRYSGEILFKGENIKNKGEIWLRRKLAILFQDATLFPFSVERNLTYAMEFYEGSIKDKQKRVEELLKSVNLLGEINDLDMPANKLSGGQKQRLCIARMLTTKPEVLMLDEPCSSLDMKNILIIEDLLKSLSQKYTIIITTHNEEQAKRLGGRIVRIVDKKFAF is encoded by the coding sequence TTGCCAGATATTTTAAACATAAAAGATCTTAGTATCTTTTACCAAGAGAGTGAAATTTTAAAAGATCTAAATTTAAACATTGCTCAAAACGAGATCATCTGCTTAATGGGCAGCTCAGGATGTGGCAAATCGACTTTTCTTTCAGCGCTAAATGGCTTTTTAGAGCAAAAAGGTGGTAGATATAGCGGAGAGATATTATTTAAAGGTGAAAATATCAAAAATAAGGGCGAAATTTGGCTAAGACGAAAGCTAGCCATACTCTTTCAAGACGCCACACTCTTTCCCTTTAGCGTAGAAAGAAATTTGACCTATGCGATGGAATTTTATGAAGGCAGCATAAAAGATAAGCAAAAAAGAGTAGAGGAGCTATTAAAAAGCGTAAATTTACTGGGCGAAATAAACGACCTAGATATGCCAGCTAACAAGCTCTCTGGCGGTCAAAAGCAAAGACTTTGCATCGCAAGGATGCTAACTACAAAGCCTGAAGTGCTCATGCTTGATGAGCCTTGCTCATCGCTTGATATGAAAAATATCTTGATCATAGAAGATCTCTTAAAAAGCTTGTCACAAAAATATACGATCATCATCACCACACACAATGAAGAGCAGGCAAAAAGGCTTGGTGGCAGGATAGTTCGCATAGTAGATAAGAAATTTGCATTTTAA